CTCAGTAGGCCCAATTAATTATAAAGAAAGCCCAGTTCAAACCCCGACTTAACAGAAAGTAGGTCAAATTGACCTCGGGCTGACCCTAACTCCAGCCCAAACAAGCCGTACTGACCCTAAACCCAAAATTGAACCCAATTAAACTTGGGATTAAGCacattgaccaaatcagaggacccaattggctagaaaaggttgaACCCAATATGGTTTTAAACTGAGCCCCAAAAGCTctaaattgggtaaattggacttggctagatccttggatgggatccaagcaagtaagttcataatATGATGgactaagaaattttataataaataaatggggaataatgtaatccctatgatgttgttttaggtgattaaggatttgtcacctggacttgagaaatttggaaagcgaattgaagtaagtaatctgtcttaatcctatcgtagatcttgtattacgttttataagatgaaccagtgtttttttatacaatttgaattgtatgcatgattagtgaagaatgtaagtaacctgtcctagtcctgttatggatcatgtcattaatgtttcctacgcatttattttaagtatatatgtttcatgcatgatatgttacaatgcataagtaacttgcatgatcccagaagctatggctatgtatgcaacatgatgatactgatattttaatcatgcatgtaagtttataaagtcttagctagcccagaggcactataatgggctcaaagatgctactgagaatgattgagccgccagtggctgaatagtaactgagcttgccccgccagtggctgaatagtaactgaactgccccgccagtggctgaatagtaactgagcctgccccgctagtggctgaattggaattgggcctgccctgccagtggctgaatagtaactgagcttgccccgccagtggctgaatagtaactgagcctgccccgccagtggctgaatagtaactgagctggccccgccagtggtcgagtctgacttcgcagtagcatccgagagaaaaaaagaccacggcatgccgggggcacggtttcatatgcatatattatgaaaattttgtgatttgcactactaccttgtttaaattgcatacatattataccatgatgattattagataaacatgcatgtcagcttctcaaaccctgatttacatgtttagcctactggttgatccggtaggattatgcaggattacttactgagccgtgtagctcacatctgtttatgcttcgttttctttcagatcctcatcagtgatcgccaccagatatgtttttattttgtcacagaacttcgtatttttggagaagcttatatacttttgtacatttgaatagcatagaagttctgtatttttggtttcaaacttgaaggttgtactgcaaaacttttaatatatatatatatataagtttgaatccttttggctatctgttacccctgtatgaggctgcgtgctactgtgggcgatagtcggcaatagcacggccgtgtcacggatccggatccggggcgtgacatcttgtggtatcagagctctagGTTTAACAAGACTATAACCGTAAAAATTTGGGGTAATGGGTAGTTAAGAGTATCATAATATGTTAAGATTGTCATAATACCTTAGTCGAAAAAAGCAATTTATTTCAGTTTCATCCTAAACTCTTGACTGCTAGGTAGCTATAAGAAATAGGGAATACTCAGACATTTACCCTGATGAATTACCGGAATTACCCTTGGTTGAGAAATCGAATTCACCATCGATCTTAGGAAAGGGACCCATCTTCAAGGTCCCCTACCGGGCGATTCTTGTTAAGCTAtgagaactgaaatttttggagggAAACTTTGCCTACCTAAAAATGTTCTTTTCGAGGAGTGTTGCCCGATTCGGGCAATACGGCAAAATGAGTCCTCGCTACATCGGTCCACTTgaggtatgtttaatttcgaggacgaaatttattttaaggggggtaggatgtaatgtccgggcccaatacagactaggcccaatactgtagggcccaGTTTGAGGGTATTGGGCCAGGATGCAGGGTTAGCAGGCCCAGAAAGAATAGGCTCCCATCTTCCCCGAGGGCTGAAAAGACAGGATCACAGATGGCCAACGGAGAGACCCCCACAGGCATGCACAACCGGAGCCCGCCacctccctcctcctcggcaGCTGGGCCTCGAGCTGGcctgaagagggggggggggtagcTGGTGGCTCCCGAAGCCCTGAGCAAGGAGAGGATGCCACCTCTCCTTGGGGTCAAATCACAAGCTTAGTTTTTATAGACCTAAGCCCTGCTAACCCTAATCTTGGATATACCCTCCTAAGCTTCTAACCCTCTGATATTCGGTACCAGAGAGCTAGATCCCGGAGCTGGAGGTGGAAGGTGCCCCGCAGCCCCaagggaggaaggagggaacTTGCCGAGAAAGGGTCACTGCCCAACTCCACTCAGCCAAGTCAAGGTAAGCACACTGCCAGTAGACTAAAGCAAGAGAAGAGGGGAGGAACCCCCTCGGTGGGGGTGTTCTCCTCTCTGTTCCATCCATGGAACAGAGGGGAGCACACCAGCACAAGGAGAAAGATCGGGCAAGGAGAagacaacaacaaaaccctagGCCGGACCCACGGGCCGCGGGCCGGACCAAGGAAACCCAAGCCCACGCCTGACtgccacccgggccgagcccaaccgGACTCGGCCTACGGGGTGACAGTCCCCGGCCGCTGCTACTCTAGGGCTCGGGGGGCAGCCCCGGGCCGCCGGTCAGGTTGAGCCGGCAATCGGCGTGGCCACAAGGCCgccagccccggccggaccactgcctcctctccggcaagaggcggtggtgccggagggaaggatcaaagaaaagaaaaggaagaagggaagaagaaggaaagaaagaaagaaagagagaggaggaagaggccgtagatccggccggaggagaagaagaaggccggaggaccggccgaaatggctagggcttccgatcggaaccaaggagagagagaaaaaggagaggaggaggggacttgcccgtgtacggccgtgagcgtcgccggtgcgggctcggccggggaagccgagagctcggccgcgggctcggccggggaagccgagagctcggccgcgggctcggccggggaagccgaaagctcggccgcgggctcgaTCGAGGAAGCTGAGAGCTCGGCTGCGGGCGTCGCCGATCGCGGTCCGACCCCCTCCCCGTGAGGAGGAGACCATCGACCTCCCTTcgccggagaggagaggagaggaggaatgggagatcgggatgaaaggaagcttcgggaaggagaagaagaagaaaaaaaaaaagaaacggtaaagaaaagaaaagaaagaaaaagagaagagaaaagaaaagagtgggttaacgggccggaatcgggttcggatccgaaacccattaagcccaataataaggaattggtttagccaattgaagctgaacccgagcccaatcaaattgggctaagtctggacgagcccaatTTAAACCAGGTCCAAACCCAATTAAGTATGTGGGTCTCAGTAGGCCCAATTAATTATAAAGAAAGCCCAGTTCAAACCCCGACTTAACAGAAAGTAGGTCAAATTGACCTCGGGCTGACCCTAACTCCAGCCCAAACAAGCCGTACTGACCCTAAACCCAAAATTGAACCCAATTAAACTTGGGATTAAGCacattgaccaaatcagaggacccaattgactagaaaaggttgaacccaatctggttttaaacTGAGCCCCAAAAGCTctaaattgggtaaattggacttggctagatccttggatgggatccaagcaagtaagttcataatATGATGgactaagaaattttataataaataaatggggaataatgtaatccctatgatgttgttttaggtgattaagaatttgtcacctggacttgagaaatttggaaagcgaattgaagtAAGTAATTTGTCTTAAttctatcgtagatcttgtattacgttttataagatgaaccagtatttttttatacaatttgaattgtatgcatgattagtgaagaatgtaagtaacctgtcctaatcctgttatggatcatgtcattAATATTTCCtacgcatttattttaagtatatacgtttcatgcatgatatgttacaatgcataagcaacttgcatgatcccagaagctatggctatgtatgcaacatgatgatactgatattttaatcatgcatgtaagtttataaagtcttagctagcccagaggcactataatgggctcaaagatgctactgagaatgactgagccgccagtggctgaatagtaactgagcttgccccgccagtggctgaatagtaactgagctgccccgccagtggctgaatagtaactgagcctgccccgccagtggctgaatcggaattgggcctgccccgccagtggctgaatagtaactgagcttgccccgccagtggctgaatagtaactgagcctgccccgccagtggctgaatagtaactgagctggccccgccagtggtcgagtctgacttcgcagtagcatccgagagaaaaaaagaccacggcatgccgggggcacggtttcatatgcatatattatgaaaattttgtgatttgcactactaccttgtttaaattgcatacatattataccatgatgattattagataaacatgcatgtcagcttctcaaaccctgatttacatgtttagcctactggttgatccggtaggattatgcaggattacttactgagccgtgtagctcacatctgtttatgcttcgttttctttcagatcctcatcagtgatcgccaccagatatgtttttattttgtcacagagcttcgtatttttggagaagcttatatacttttgtacatttgaatagcatagaagttctgtatttttggtttcaaacttgaaggttgtactgcaaaacttttaatatatatatatataagtttgaatccttttggctacctgttaccctgtatgaggctgcgtgctactgtgggcgatagtcggcaatagcacggccgtgtcacggatccgggtccggggcgtgacagagacAAGGTGTCAAAGTGTTTCTTTGGGTTCTCACAATGGCATTTAGCTAAAAAGCAGACCAATCCACTTGGTTTAAAGTGCTGCAAGTTTATAATAATCAACTGGAACATATAGTGCTACGGCCTACGAAGCTCTCTCTCCTTCAAAAACATCTCAAATTATATTAATGAAAAGATAGTGAAGAGAATAGCATAAGAGAGCATGGAGAAGGGAGACTGACACAAATTTCTCATCTTGAGCCATTTGGTTCTTGCACCTGCAGATCATTGTTGGATGCAACTGGAAGAGTTGATGTCAATAGCACAAGCTAGACAACAACCACAAGTTCTACATATTTTCCAGAGATTCGAAATGCTCTAAATTGTCATGGACAATTATATATTAAAGGAAACTGCACCCGGTGTAGAACAAAATAGATCCTAGTTCTTAGAGACTAATGTTCTTTTTCTGCATATAACTTcctgaaataaaatttaaccttctttaagtaaataaaaaaaagtttgtgTTTAACGTGTTCAGTAATCATTCTTTGTCATGTATGGCGCATGAGTTTGGGTGATTGGAGATCTGTACCAACATTGTTGTTCATCTTGAACAATTATGAGTCAGCTAGGTGCTCGCATGCATGGTAGAACATTTCTTTTCATCATTAGAACACCATCCAAAATATTAAAGCAATGCTGAATTAGGATTCCATAATGTACCTTGTTTTAATCTTAATAACGTGATAATACAGTATGGAGCCTTTCTATATACTAGCATGATGCAACTCTTCAAACCAAAACTACAAAGAAGGTATATATGTTATAACAGTCGACTACCCTATCAGGATTTTACAACCTCGATACCAAGGGAAGGGGGGAATACACCACTATtatgagagagaaaaaatagtaAATGCCGATGCCATCTTTGacttttttctgaaaaaggtTTACCTGGATTATTTACAGGATGAAATTATATCTCTACAAGATTATTCTGGGTGTTATtacttaataaatttaaaaaggaAAGCCCACAATTGGTAATGGATCGAATGACTGCAAGCTTATTTTGGTGGACAAGTACAAAGAATCCAGTGCTTAGAGGAAGGTTGCCTCCAATAATGAGACATGAAGAGAAAGTCGCAGTTGAATGAAAACTATTTACACCTTACAGGaagtagcattttttttttaacagttgGTTACCATTTGACAAGGCAGGATGGTAGTAGAGAAGTACATGTGGCATACTAACTCACTATTTATTGTCGAATTGATGAAGAAAAAAGTAGTTACAAGTTAAGTTGAAAACCTACACAGCATGTGCTAGTCTTGAATATCCAAAAAATGAAGCAAAACTGTTTCATTTCTATGCAATTCGCTAGATGACAAAGCAAGGATATTTCAAAGAAAACTTCATGTTAGAATAGAAGAAAATTGAATGCTTCAAGCATGAAGGTAGGGAACAAATTAGCAACCACTTGTCCTAAATCGATGCCTAAGTATTACAAGAGGAATAATGAGTAGGGAACAAAATAAGCAAATAACAAGAAGTCACAACATGCGAACAACAGATTAGAGACATGGCTCACTTAGAGGGGGTTCAAAACATTCCATCAGCTCCTATGAAGAATAAGGGAATTAGATACTGCTAATATCTTGAATGCTGATGCTGGTTGTTGATAAAAGGCTTGCAACTTAGTAGTGATGCCTAAAACCATGGAGTTGGCTTTATAGATGAAGATCGATAAGTTTAAGCTTTCTTAAGAATGATTCTTCTTCATCAGGAAGAATTTCTAGAGGATTTCAAGCTAGACAAGAGGGTCCTAGTCGGTTCTATAACTCAAACTCAGCAAAGTGCATGCAAAAATTCGTATACTATAAGTAGAGATCTAGAATAGAGAtcaggaagagagagggggagggtgtATAAGGACCAACTCTGGCCAAAAGAAACCCTTTTTTTCATAACAAATGATGTAGCATGCTTCGAGTGGCCAGCCTTAATGTCCTTTTACAGACTTTTTTCACGACAGGTAAACTAGACTCTCCACAACCAAGTAACCTATCTCAATATGGATGCCTAAAATATTTCTTGAAATGCAAAATCCAGAAGTCTAAAAAATCCTTCATGGAAAAACacctaaaataataaaaaaatcaaatcttAATGACTTGATGACTTACCTGAACCAATATGTCCCTAAAGTCAGATTTTACGAGaccaattttaattaaaataggagTCTAAGACAAATCCTAAGAATTACCTAAATGAAAGATCAGAAAATAAAGTATAATTCAAAATAAAACATGTTTCTTCTCTATCATTATATTAGCATTTCAAGAAGAAACGCAACTAGAAATGCAAAAACCATGCACATCAACCTTCCTGTCAGCATCATCATGGCCCTTGCTTTCAGTAACTATGCTGCTATTCTTAGTAGATCAGGAATTATACTGTTTAGCATCATGTATATGCATGTTTTTGAACCCTTTTACACTGGGTAACATTTTGTAATTTGGTTTTAGAGAAATAGCTGACAATTTCCACTAACAGAAAACGATAATAGAACACAACGAATATACGTGGATGTAAACAAATACGTATGCGTGTAAGATTTATAAAATGGAAAGGaaacaataaataaatttacAGATGAAGCAGTTAGGGAATTCAACAACAATAAAAAAAGCATATTAGTGTTCTCTGTCATTCAGTTCAACGCTATTTGAGCACATTCTTGGTTCATGTAATTCAAAAATGACTAGCTTGGTTGATAAACCTGGAACTCCTTCCAATATATTTGAATAATCTACTAAAGCAAGGATACTCGATGCCCCATATATAGGAAATGTGCACATACATAAGAAAAAAGTTACAGGAATTGATATCAAGATATAGACTGCTAGTACACAACTTCAATATATTTATATGACACTGGAATATATAATACATGATTCCCACAACAAAATTATGAAAGAATTACAAGGAAACAATGAATCATACACGTGACCTCTTTGAGAGCAGAGTCATCCATGTGACCCCAGCAATGGAAGCCTAGATTCTTCTCTTGGTTTCCTGCAATAGTATGCatatagaaacaattgtatgaCTCCCAAGACTGTTCCAATCCCGTTTGGAACCTGGAAttcacaaaagttttaaaaaaaatattgggcTGAGAACAATATCTTCTATTATATTAGAACTCTGATTAGTGCAAAATAAACAATACCACCGGTAAAATGATAATCTTTAGCAGAATTCTTACATATACGAAAAAGTCATGCAACAGCAACCCATATGCAAAGAATGATACACTCATCAAGAAGGTTGCCAGGGATAGATAGAAAGGCATGAACTCGACACTCCTTGTCCGTATCACCAAATTCTGATGATCAAAAGCATGAAAAGAAGCCTGTTAAGCCTAAACATTACCACTAATCTATAAGCACTGGATGTAATGGGGTTTTGACACTTCATGTATAAATTCCATCTCGAAGAATTGGGAGAAaacatacaataataaataaaggGGATGCAAACATCGAAATGAGAGAAGCAATGCTAAGATATCCAACAAAAGTTCGCCGTGATTGGTGGTCGAACAACTCAAGGCTGACATATATGATGAGAGAACAAACACAGAGAACTGCTATCAGCAATCCAGACATCTTCAGCTGCACAACAAATCAGAGAAAAATAATAGATGACACAAACATGATACAAAGGGGATCTAAAAACCAAAGGGGATGAAGCTACCCTTCTTGTAGTATCTGCATATGTAATGAAGAGGGCCACATAGACCAGCTGAAAAACAGCACCAATGGAATTGACTGTGGCAACCAAGATTACGCCATAGGACACGCATGGAAGGCCATACCACATGCAGATCAAGCAGCTCAAGAGGGAATACACATAGGGTAACCCTGAGAATTGCTCTGTTGATTTGTTTCTGACAATTCTTTGGAACGTAGGTCTGAAAGAAATCAAACATAGAGGGATGCATTGATGAGATGGTTCTGGATGGTGGAACCAAGAAAGGAATGCCAAGGGTGGACTTACATCGGTGAGACAAACAAAACAAGTGCAAAGAGGTTCCCTGCAAACATAAAGGATATGATTTGgtcataatttttcataaatgtGGCTATCATAATAACATCAAAAAGGAAAGGACTTATTACTATGGAACTTGCTACAATGTTACATTCCTTCATTTACTAACAGGCCAGGGAAGGGCTTATTGGAGATAAGGCATTTGCATCTATTGCCAAACATGGTCAACCAGCTTATGGCACATAGTCTTGCAGATCACATGTACAATGCCACCTTACCTTGTCTGATAGTATAAGGATAATATATAAAATGCTAAActacctttatatatatatatatatatccagctGATCAAATTTAAAGGTAACATAACATTCCAAAGATACCATGTTCTCACGTATTGATGTATAATATGTGATTGAATCCCATGAGCAAACTAAGAAAGAAAATTCCACCCATCTTTCTTCATTGCTTCAATCAGAAGGCTTGAAAAAAATCTCCAAAATTATCCGGTTCCATAGCTAGTTCAAAGTCTACAACAATCCTCTGTTATTAATCCCATAAGCATCGGCCAGAATCAAATGGAGAAATCAACagagtttgttaataatagGTATCCTAACGGCACGGTATTTctaccttctcttttctttaagtTTGTCCTTGTTAAAATCAACAACATCAAACGCTTAATATCAAAAATTTGATAATCTTCCTTGATTCCGAAACTTGGCAGTCAACTGATGAAAAATCACAATCGACTACCAGATCGATTACAAGATCCATTACGAGATAAGGAAACACCAGAGCTAAGTCCAAGAGCAGAAAAATGTGCGTTTgtgatgcatatatatatataaacataaattcgagagagaaggggggagagagtgagagagaggagCTGTTACCAGCAATTCCAGCCGCATAGGTGCAGATGCCGTAGAAGGACGGCCCTGAAGATATCATCTCTCTCTCCGAAACTGGGAGGCTGGAATACAAGAAGCAGTAccgcctctccctctctctctctctctctctctctctcttatgtgaacaaaaatcatatgcgGTACCGcctcaccccctccctctcccccccctctctctctctctctctctctcatgggaACAAAAATCAAATGGGGCGGACACTGGAGAAGGGAATATACGATGGATTCTCGAGACGCCGATATTAAACAAAATTATATGTGGTTTTATTTttcgaaatatatatatatttttgtactGATATATACTATAAAATTGAATGATACACATCATGCAAATTAATCATCTAAAAGACTAATACATATATTtagataaattaatacataatttCTAAAAAATAGTGCATACAATACAATAACGGATGATACACACTTAGTAAATTAGTTATTTAATAATCCATGACATATTTTTAAGCAAattgatatataatttttagaatatCACATTTGCCAGTACACGCTGGATGTCCAGATACACATTCGTCGACTTCTTAATATATACTGCAAGCTTTTTTGATATAC
This portion of the Phoenix dactylifera cultivar Barhee BC4 chromosome 11, palm_55x_up_171113_PBpolish2nd_filt_p, whole genome shotgun sequence genome encodes:
- the LOC103709307 gene encoding bidirectional sugar transporter SWEET2a-like, with amino-acid sequence MISSGPSFYGICTYAAGIAGNLFALVLFVSPIPTFQRIVRNKSTEQFSGLPYVYSLLSCLICMWYGLPCVSYGVILVATVNSIGAVFQLVYVALFITYADTTRRLKMSGLLIAVLCVCSLIIYVSLELFDHQSRRTFVGYLSIASLISMFASPLFIINLVIRTRSVEFMPFYLSLATFLMSVSFFAYGLLLHDFFVYVPNGIGTVLGVIQLFLYAYYCRKPREESRLPLLGSHG